In Cloacibacterium caeni, a single window of DNA contains:
- a CDS encoding copper homeostasis protein CutC gives MLEIACFNKESAVIAAKAGADRIEFCADFHLGGTTPDLEDFKNLKKEIDVPIYVMIRPRGGDFFYSDEGFSLMKHQLQNFYNAGADGFVFGILDQNDEVNEEQCKELVQFAKGKPCTFHRAFDRTKNLEKSLEKLINCGFSTVLTSGGKSNVEEGKEMLQKLVGISAGRIDILCGGGLRSSNLVEIKNFTHAKSFHSSAILEGEVADFHEITRLKSCF, from the coding sequence ATGTTAGAAATAGCTTGTTTTAATAAAGAATCTGCTGTTATCGCAGCAAAAGCTGGAGCAGATAGAATAGAGTTTTGTGCAGATTTTCATTTGGGCGGAACCACTCCTGATTTAGAAGATTTCAAAAATTTAAAAAAGGAAATAGATGTACCTATTTACGTGATGATTCGTCCGAGAGGTGGAGATTTTTTCTATTCAGACGAAGGCTTCAGTTTGATGAAACACCAATTGCAAAATTTTTATAACGCTGGAGCAGATGGTTTTGTTTTTGGAATTTTAGACCAAAATGATGAGGTAAACGAAGAGCAATGCAAGGAACTTGTCCAATTTGCAAAAGGAAAACCATGTACTTTTCATCGTGCTTTTGATAGAACTAAAAATCTAGAAAAATCACTGGAAAAGCTTATCAATTGTGGTTTTTCTACCGTTTTGACGTCTGGTGGAAAATCTAATGTAGAAGAAGGCAAAGAAATGCTCCAAAAATTAGTGGGAATTTCAGCGGGAAGAATAGACATTTTATGCGGAGGTGGTTTACGTTCTTCTAACCTTGTTGAGATTAAAAATTTCACTCATGCCAAGAGCTTTCATTCGTCTGCAATTCTAGAAGGAGAGGTTGCGGATTTCCACGAAATAACAAGACTAAAATCATGTTTTTAG
- a CDS encoding glucokinase: MKFPLYLPQIENPANNNLSILAADVGGTKTNIAQFVSQNGKMVLQLEETYTTNHHNSLTEIILDFIKKNNFEKPDRISIGAAGPVVNGICHTTNIKFKIDVTELSRDLQIDKVYLINDLEATAFGMTEVDDEFIITMRNGNPSIGGHIAILAPGTGLGEACLFWDGKHLRPMPSEGGHSEFAPRTDVEFELVKFLQKTYGEIIVWERLVSGPAIYKIYEFLRDVKGYEEQAWLTQKLAEAKDKSAVISETAMSGLCTTCVLAMEMLVDFMARRANNMVLNYKATGGLILAGGIPPRIYNFINKDKIEESFLKCDEMEPLLAGIPIYLNLNSKTALYGAAYYGAFSE; the protein is encoded by the coding sequence ATGAAATTTCCGCTTTATTTACCACAAATCGAAAATCCAGCAAACAATAACCTTTCAATTCTAGCAGCAGATGTAGGTGGAACCAAAACCAATATTGCACAATTTGTTTCGCAAAATGGCAAAATGGTTCTTCAGTTAGAAGAAACGTATACCACCAATCATCATAATTCTTTGACAGAAATTATTCTAGATTTTATCAAAAAAAATAATTTCGAGAAGCCAGACAGAATTTCTATTGGAGCTGCAGGTCCTGTAGTAAACGGAATTTGCCACACTACCAATATAAAATTTAAAATAGATGTAACAGAACTCAGTAGAGACCTACAAATAGATAAAGTCTATCTCATTAATGATTTAGAAGCTACGGCTTTTGGAATGACAGAAGTAGATGACGAGTTTATCATTACCATGAGAAACGGAAATCCTTCTATTGGTGGTCATATTGCTATTTTGGCTCCAGGAACAGGTTTAGGCGAAGCTTGTCTTTTCTGGGACGGAAAACATTTAAGACCAATGCCTTCTGAAGGTGGTCACAGTGAATTTGCGCCGAGAACAGATGTAGAATTTGAATTGGTGAAATTTTTACAAAAAACCTATGGCGAAATCATCGTTTGGGAAAGATTGGTTTCTGGACCAGCTATTTACAAAATCTACGAATTTTTGAGAGATGTAAAAGGCTACGAAGAACAAGCTTGGCTTACCCAAAAATTAGCAGAAGCTAAAGATAAATCTGCCGTAATCAGTGAAACTGCAATGTCTGGATTATGTACCACTTGCGTTTTGGCAATGGAAATGCTGGTAGATTTTATGGCGAGAAGAGCCAATAATATGGTGCTGAATTATAAAGCAACAGGTGGATTAATTTTAGCAGGTGGAATTCCGCCAAGAATTTATAACTTTATCAACAAAGATAAAATAGAAGAAAGCTTCTTAAAATGTGACGAAATGGAACCGCTTTTAGCTGGAATTCCTATTTATTTAAACCTAAATAGCAAAACAGCATTATATGGAGCAGCATATTATGGAGCTTTTTCTGAATAA
- a CDS encoding DUF1684 domain-containing protein — protein MKKIYLLLLLVSSFAFGQGLKNKTDKKQFPVEILEIETFQKELNKEYKTEEETPLRGSNFKKFKSHPFFPIDLTYRVKAKLVKTENAVPFEIPTSSGRTKKYREFGKAYFTLNGAEQVLTVYQSLALLDDPEYQDYLFLPFKDETNGKDTYGGGRYLDLRIPQNDELIIDFNKAYHPLCAYNATDYSCPIVPQHNWLQLPIEAGVKYQNIWFEH, from the coding sequence ATGAAGAAGATTTACCTACTTTTACTCTTAGTTTCAAGTTTTGCCTTTGGTCAAGGTCTTAAAAATAAAACCGATAAAAAACAATTTCCTGTCGAAATTCTAGAAATCGAAACCTTTCAAAAAGAACTTAATAAAGAATACAAAACAGAAGAAGAAACACCTTTGCGTGGTTCTAATTTCAAGAAATTCAAGTCTCATCCGTTTTTTCCTATTGATTTAACTTATCGTGTAAAAGCGAAATTGGTAAAAACCGAAAACGCGGTTCCTTTTGAAATTCCTACTTCGTCTGGAAGAACCAAAAAATACAGAGAATTCGGGAAAGCATATTTCACGCTGAATGGAGCAGAACAGGTTTTGACGGTTTATCAAAGTTTAGCCTTGTTAGATGACCCAGAATATCAGGATTATTTATTTTTGCCTTTCAAAGATGAAACCAACGGAAAAGATACGTATGGTGGTGGAAGATATTTGGATTTAAGAATTCCTCAAAATGATGAATTGATTATTGATTTCAATAAAGCGTATCATCCGTTATGTGCTTATAACGCTACGGATTACAGTTGCCCAATTGTTCCTCAGCATAACTGGTTGCAATTACCTATCGAAGCAGGCGTGAAATACCAAAATATTTGGTTTGAGCATTAG
- a CDS encoding ABC1 kinase family protein produces MKIIPENLKKYQKFISLVLKYRNSDILSAASDKALDELAEDQELSEESNRYTSPEELVEDLKNMGPTYVKIGQTLSTRPDLLPEPYLLALASLQDDVEEIPYSEIQKIVEEELDTKISKAFLSFETQPLASASIGQVHKAVLRSGKEVAVKIQRPGIRKNFIEDLDTLKELSDLAVKHSKTAKKYGIDDVLDEMRHILIHELDYNREAQNLIALGKNLEKFEHIVIPQPVLDYSTSKILTMDFVEGQKITSVHGIQKTEIDFSVLIDELVKAYLQQIIFDGFAHADPHPGNVHLTKDRKIALMDLGMVAKFSPNLQEQILKLLIAISKYNGEEVSKVLLEISQDDKNADIIGFKKEINRIVLDSQNRNAAEMQTGKMLIRMNKIAAEKGIRIAVELNILGKILLNLDQIVAVLAPQYDLAENMKQILEKMMVKKMAHEAKPENFFAQLIETKKLAENLPERLNKITENLAQNQFQLKIDAIDEERFTDAFQKVANRISIALIIAALIIGSSLLMRVPNFQIFGISIAMFFFIIASVFGLWLAYKMVMKDEDFKRKK; encoded by the coding sequence ATGAAAATTATTCCCGAAAATCTAAAAAAATACCAGAAATTTATTTCTTTGGTACTCAAATATAGAAACAGCGATATTTTATCGGCTGCTTCAGACAAAGCACTTGATGAATTGGCAGAAGATCAGGAACTTTCTGAAGAGTCTAATCGCTACACTTCGCCAGAAGAATTGGTAGAAGACCTCAAAAATATGGGGCCGACTTATGTAAAAATCGGGCAAACTCTTTCTACAAGACCAGATTTATTGCCAGAACCTTATTTATTGGCATTGGCTTCTCTACAAGATGATGTAGAGGAAATTCCGTATTCAGAAATCCAAAAAATAGTGGAAGAGGAATTAGATACAAAAATTTCCAAAGCTTTTTTGAGTTTTGAAACCCAACCTTTGGCTTCAGCAAGTATTGGACAGGTTCACAAAGCGGTTTTGCGCTCTGGAAAAGAAGTAGCGGTGAAAATTCAAAGACCGGGAATTCGTAAAAATTTCATCGAAGATTTAGACACCTTGAAAGAATTATCAGACCTTGCTGTAAAACATTCTAAAACCGCCAAAAAATACGGAATAGACGATGTTCTAGACGAGATGAGACATATTCTCATTCACGAACTAGATTACAACAGAGAAGCTCAAAATCTGATTGCTCTGGGCAAAAATCTAGAAAAATTTGAGCATATTGTGATTCCTCAACCTGTTTTAGACTACTCTACTTCTAAAATTTTGACGATGGATTTCGTGGAAGGTCAAAAAATCACTTCTGTTCATGGAATTCAAAAAACGGAAATCGATTTTTCGGTGCTCATTGATGAATTGGTAAAAGCTTATCTTCAACAAATTATTTTTGATGGTTTTGCGCATGCAGATCCGCATCCTGGAAATGTACACCTGACCAAAGACCGAAAAATTGCCTTAATGGATTTAGGAATGGTGGCGAAATTCAGCCCGAATTTGCAGGAACAAATCTTGAAATTGCTCATCGCTATTAGCAAATACAATGGTGAAGAAGTTTCTAAAGTGCTTCTAGAAATCAGTCAAGATGATAAAAACGCAGATATTATTGGTTTCAAAAAAGAAATTAACCGAATTGTACTGGATTCTCAGAACAGAAATGCCGCAGAAATGCAAACGGGAAAAATGCTCATCAGAATGAATAAAATTGCCGCAGAAAAAGGAATCAGAATTGCGGTAGAACTGAATATTCTTGGAAAAATTTTATTGAATTTAGACCAAATTGTAGCGGTTCTCGCTCCTCAATATGATTTGGCTGAAAACATGAAGCAGATTTTGGAGAAAATGATGGTTAAAAAAATGGCTCACGAAGCCAAACCAGAAAATTTCTTTGCTCAATTGATAGAAACCAAAAAATTAGCCGAAAATCTTCCGGAAAGACTTAATAAAATCACCGAAAATTTGGCTCAGAACCAGTTTCAGCTCAAAATAGATGCGATAGATGAAGAACGATTTACCGATGCCTTCCAAAAAGTAGCCAATAGAATTTCCATCGCACTTATTATTGCTGCATTAATTATTGGCTCATCTCTATTGATGAGAGTTCCTAATTTTCAAATTTTTGGAATTTCTATAGCGATGTTTTTTTTCATCATTGCATCGGTTTTCGGATTATGGCTCGCTTATAAAATGGTTATGAAAGACGAAGATTTTAAAAGAAAAAAATAA
- the glgP gene encoding alpha-glucan family phosphorylase, which translates to MDFKNYQMPYSINPNYSKKVAYFSMEFAIDQALKIYSGGLGFLAGSHMRSVYNLKQDTVGIGILWKFGYYDQARNHDQTLNPVWTKKMYSFLEDTGIKFQIDIHDAPVWVKVMYLNPETFKTAPIFLLSTDVPENDHVSKTICHRLYDANESTKLAQYILLGKGGAKLLDELNLEREVYHLNEPHGLPAAFYLLKKFGGDLEKVKERLVFTTHTPEEAGNEKHNVHTCHQMSYFSGLSLEEVKKIEGQDNDQFNHSLCALRMARIANGVSQLHGVVSNEMWGKYPGICEIKAITNAQDFKYWADKPLYNAREEREDEEFDFRKKYLKKRTFRIVADQCGKLFNPHVFTMVWARRFAGYKRADLLLQDKERFRKLLENKKYPVQIIFAGKPYPVDFAAISTFNNLVEESKNHKNMAVLTGYELSLSKSLKQGSDVWLINPRVLREASGTSGMTASMNASVNLSTDDGWIPEFAKNGVNSFVVPKADYANMSVFDVDNYDMNQLYDILENQILPMYYERPDEWRQVVKNAMDDVKEQFNSDRMADEYYKIMYNN; encoded by the coding sequence ATGGATTTTAAAAATTATCAGATGCCTTATAGCATCAACCCGAATTACAGCAAGAAAGTTGCGTATTTTTCGATGGAATTTGCCATTGATCAAGCATTGAAAATATACAGTGGAGGTTTAGGATTTTTGGCTGGTTCTCACATGAGAAGTGTTTATAATCTGAAGCAAGACACTGTCGGAATCGGTATTTTGTGGAAATTTGGTTATTATGACCAAGCTAGAAATCACGATCAAACGCTTAATCCAGTTTGGACTAAGAAAATGTACAGCTTCTTGGAAGATACAGGAATTAAATTCCAAATTGACATTCACGATGCACCAGTTTGGGTAAAAGTAATGTACCTGAACCCAGAAACGTTTAAAACTGCACCTATCTTTTTACTTTCTACAGATGTGCCAGAAAATGACCACGTTTCTAAAACCATCTGCCACAGATTATACGATGCGAATGAATCTACAAAATTGGCTCAATACATCCTTCTAGGAAAAGGAGGAGCTAAACTTTTAGACGAATTAAACCTAGAAAGAGAAGTATATCACTTAAACGAACCGCACGGTTTACCAGCAGCATTCTATTTGTTGAAAAAATTCGGTGGAGATTTAGAAAAAGTAAAAGAAAGATTGGTTTTCACTACGCACACTCCAGAAGAAGCAGGAAACGAAAAACACAATGTACACACTTGTCACCAAATGTCTTATTTCTCTGGCTTAAGCTTAGAAGAAGTAAAGAAAATTGAAGGACAAGATAACGACCAATTTAACCACTCATTGTGTGCTTTGAGAATGGCAAGAATTGCGAATGGAGTTTCTCAGTTACACGGTGTAGTTTCTAACGAAATGTGGGGTAAATATCCAGGTATCTGCGAAATTAAAGCCATTACCAATGCACAAGATTTCAAATATTGGGCAGATAAACCACTCTATAACGCTAGAGAAGAAAGAGAAGACGAAGAATTCGATTTCAGAAAAAAATATCTTAAAAAGAGAACTTTCAGAATTGTAGCAGACCAATGTGGTAAATTGTTTAATCCGCACGTATTTACAATGGTTTGGGCAAGAAGATTTGCAGGATACAAAAGAGCAGATTTATTGCTTCAAGATAAAGAAAGATTCAGAAAATTATTGGAAAACAAAAAATATCCAGTGCAAATTATCTTTGCAGGAAAACCTTATCCAGTAGATTTTGCAGCGATTTCTACTTTTAACAACTTGGTTGAAGAAAGTAAAAATCATAAAAACATGGCGGTTCTTACAGGGTATGAATTGTCATTAAGTAAATCTCTAAAACAAGGTTCTGATGTTTGGTTAATCAACCCAAGAGTTCTTAGAGAAGCTTCTGGTACTTCTGGTATGACGGCTTCTATGAACGCTTCTGTAAACCTTTCTACAGATGATGGTTGGATTCCAGAATTTGCAAAAAATGGTGTGAACTCTTTTGTGGTTCCAAAAGCAGATTATGCAAATATGAGCGTTTTCGATGTAGACAATTATGATATGAACCAATTGTATGACATCTTAGAAAACCAAATTTTACCAATGTACTACGAAAGACCAGATGAATGGAGACAAGTAGTGAAAAATGCAATGGATGATGTAAAAGAGCAGTTCAATTCTGATAGAATGGCTGATGAATATTACAAAATTATGTATAATAATTAA
- a CDS encoding cysteine dioxygenase, producing MNKPLAQTLEDLQNVSADFNTVVENLFEFSFEEYNQVFKINELDVPAKTYKRFPVFNNENAVAILMLWGAENKTAIHDHKNYEGKIKVLKGELTEVYYKETKDFIEYEGAGVAIEGISFAEEMGGIHSIVNNKPTLSVSLHIYKTNQLNLSGVRIFDLEHKKWAVLNDKAPSCTWNLPEEAFEKIYQL from the coding sequence ATGAATAAACCCCTAGCCCAAACTTTAGAAGACTTACAAAATGTCTCGGCAGACTTTAATACCGTTGTAGAAAACCTATTCGAATTCAGTTTCGAAGAATACAACCAAGTTTTCAAAATCAACGAACTAGATGTTCCTGCCAAAACGTATAAAAGATTCCCTGTTTTTAACAATGAAAATGCTGTAGCAATTCTCATGTTATGGGGCGCTGAAAATAAAACAGCGATTCATGACCACAAAAACTACGAGGGAAAAATAAAAGTCCTAAAAGGTGAATTAACCGAAGTGTATTACAAAGAAACCAAAGATTTTATAGAATATGAAGGCGCTGGTGTAGCAATAGAAGGTATTTCTTTCGCCGAAGAAATGGGCGGAATTCACAGTATCGTGAACAATAAACCTACGCTATCTGTAAGTTTACATATTTACAAAACCAACCAACTGAACCTAAGTGGAGTTAGAATTTTCGACTTAGAACATAAGAAATGGGCGGTTCTTAATGACAAAGCACCATCTTGCACTTGGAATTTACCAGAAGAAGCTTTTGAAAAAATTTATCAACTATAA
- the mtaB gene encoding tRNA (N(6)-L-threonylcarbamoyladenosine(37)-C(2))-methylthiotransferase MtaB, translating to MENFTTKTAAFHTLGCKLNFAETSTIARQLTGAGYQKVSFDDAANVYIINTCSVTDNADKECKLHVKRAMKANPDGLVVIVGCYAQLKPEEISAIEGVDLVLGAKEKFNILSYLEDLEKTEHHAEVHSCEIEEADFFIGSYSIGDRTRAFLKVQDGCDYKCTYCTIPLARGISRSDTVENVVKNAKEIAEKDIKEIVLTGVNIGDYGKGEFGNKKHEHTFLDLVKELNKVEGIERIRISSIEPNLLKDETIDLVAESKSFVPHFHIPLQSGSDDLLKKMKRRYLSKLYSDRVSKIREVMPDAAIGVDVIVGFPGETEEKFLETYNFINELPISYLHVFTYSERENTEAVEMEGVVPIAERKKRNKMLRILSEKKKMAFYQTQLGKTLPVLWEHEEKDGKMFGFTENYVRVQKPFDASSINQIEMVKLDKIQPDGTVSISPIFEEFLAKV from the coding sequence ATGGAAAATTTCACTACAAAAACCGCTGCTTTTCACACGCTAGGCTGTAAACTGAACTTTGCGGAAACCTCTACTATCGCCAGACAATTGACTGGTGCGGGTTACCAAAAAGTAAGTTTTGACGATGCTGCGAATGTTTATATCATCAATACTTGTTCTGTAACCGATAATGCAGACAAGGAATGTAAACTTCACGTAAAACGCGCGATGAAAGCCAATCCAGATGGTTTGGTGGTGATTGTAGGTTGCTATGCCCAACTAAAACCCGAAGAAATTTCTGCCATTGAAGGCGTAGATTTGGTTTTGGGCGCCAAAGAAAAATTCAATATTCTAAGTTACCTCGAAGATTTAGAAAAGACAGAACATCACGCCGAAGTTCACTCTTGCGAAATAGAAGAAGCAGATTTTTTCATCGGAAGTTATTCTATTGGCGACAGAACCAGAGCTTTTTTGAAGGTTCAAGACGGTTGCGATTATAAATGTACCTATTGCACGATTCCTTTAGCTAGAGGAATTTCTAGAAGTGACACCGTAGAAAACGTAGTGAAAAATGCCAAAGAAATTGCCGAAAAAGACATCAAAGAAATTGTTTTGACAGGTGTAAATATTGGCGATTACGGAAAAGGCGAATTTGGCAATAAAAAACACGAACATACTTTCTTAGATTTGGTGAAAGAACTCAATAAAGTAGAGGGAATTGAAAGAATTAGAATTTCTTCTATCGAACCGAATTTATTGAAAGACGAAACCATAGATTTGGTAGCTGAAAGCAAGAGTTTTGTACCGCATTTTCATATTCCGTTGCAAAGTGGAAGCGATGATTTGCTCAAAAAAATGAAGCGAAGATACCTCTCCAAATTGTACAGCGACAGAGTTTCTAAAATTAGAGAAGTAATGCCCGATGCTGCGATTGGTGTAGATGTAATTGTAGGATTTCCGGGAGAAACCGAAGAGAAATTTTTAGAAACTTATAATTTCATTAACGAATTACCAATCAGTTATTTACACGTTTTTACGTATTCTGAAAGAGAAAATACCGAAGCCGTAGAAATGGAAGGTGTTGTACCGATTGCTGAACGTAAAAAACGCAACAAAATGCTCCGAATTCTTTCTGAGAAAAAGAAAATGGCATTTTACCAAACACAACTAGGGAAAACCTTGCCTGTACTTTGGGAACACGAAGAAAAAGACGGAAAAATGTTTGGCTTCACCGAAAATTATGTACGCGTTCAGAAACCTTTTGACGCAAGTTCTATCAACCAAATAGAAATGGTAAAACTGGATAAAATTCAACCAGACGGAACCGTTTCTATCTCTCCTATTTTCGAGGAGTTTTTAGCGAAGGTTTAG
- a CDS encoding GxxExxY protein, with protein sequence MTENEISYKIIGAALEVHKNLGVGLLESAYETALVYELQKLGLKVKQQYALALNYKEIEIDNAYRIDILVEEKVIVEVKSVLELNPIHFAQTNTYLKFTGLKLGLLINFKTQLLKDGIHRIVNKL encoded by the coding sequence ATGACAGAAAATGAAATTTCCTATAAAATAATTGGCGCAGCATTAGAAGTGCACAAAAACCTCGGAGTTGGACTATTAGAAAGTGCTTATGAAACTGCACTTGTGTATGAACTTCAAAAATTAGGTTTAAAGGTAAAGCAACAATACGCACTTGCTCTTAATTATAAAGAAATTGAAATAGACAATGCTTATAGAATTGATATTTTAGTTGAAGAAAAAGTGATTGTAGAAGTGAAATCAGTATTAGAATTAAATCCTATTCATTTTGCGCAAACCAATACTTATTTGAAATTTACAGGTTTAAAATTGGGATTATTAATCAATTTTAAAACTCAGTTATTAAAAGATGGAATTCACAGAATCGTAAACAAATTGTAA
- a CDS encoding L-serine ammonia-lyase, translating to MESISVFEIIKVGIGPSSSHTMGPWNAAEMFLCEIRRNHQISEVAEVYVEFFGSLAKTGIGHGTDIAGMLGLSGENFKKIDTDKIDAKIAEIKNSGKLILGAEKEIPFIYGKHLVLNMQKSLDFHPNGMIFKAVFNNGEILENDYYSVGGGFVATQEDNSIESHCIRTPYPCHKGEDISKYCEKLGVQRLSDLVYINEEAWRTKEETRSEALYIWQQIKECIYKGVNKEGVLPGGLNVTRRAADFNRKLLGEDVIYKNINEWFAAVKNSPKDFNQITRWISCFALAVNEENASFGRIITAPTNGASGVIPAVLMYSQTFTEFNSEEDIIRFILVAGEIGTLFKKNATISAAMGGCQAEIGVSSAMAAAGLTEISGGTPAQVMMAAEIAMEHHLGLTCDPIGGLVQIPCIERNSMGAMKAITACHIALESDPSKARVSLDDVIKSMWETALDMNSKYKETSEGGLAVAVNVAEC from the coding sequence ATGGAGAGTATTTCGGTTTTTGAAATCATAAAAGTAGGAATTGGGCCATCTTCGTCTCATACGATGGGACCTTGGAATGCAGCGGAAATGTTTCTGTGTGAAATCAGAAGAAATCATCAGATTTCAGAGGTGGCAGAAGTGTATGTAGAGTTTTTTGGCTCGCTTGCCAAAACAGGAATTGGTCACGGAACAGATATTGCCGGAATGCTGGGTTTAAGCGGAGAAAATTTTAAAAAAATAGATACCGATAAAATAGATGCTAAAATAGCCGAAATCAAAAATTCTGGGAAATTGATTTTAGGTGCTGAAAAAGAAATTCCTTTTATTTATGGAAAACATTTGGTGCTGAATATGCAAAAATCTTTAGATTTTCACCCAAATGGAATGATTTTCAAAGCGGTTTTTAACAACGGCGAAATTTTAGAAAATGACTACTATTCTGTTGGTGGCGGTTTTGTGGCGACTCAAGAAGATAATTCTATAGAAAGTCATTGTATCAGAACACCTTATCCTTGTCATAAAGGCGAAGATATTTCTAAATATTGTGAAAAATTAGGAGTACAGAGACTTTCTGATTTGGTATACATCAATGAAGAAGCTTGGAGAACCAAAGAAGAAACGAGAAGTGAAGCACTTTACATTTGGCAACAAATTAAAGAATGCATTTACAAAGGCGTTAATAAAGAAGGTGTTTTACCGGGTGGACTTAATGTAACGAGAAGAGCTGCTGATTTCAATCGAAAATTATTAGGCGAAGACGTTATTTACAAAAATATAAACGAATGGTTTGCTGCGGTAAAAAATTCTCCTAAAGATTTCAATCAAATTACCCGTTGGATTTCATGTTTTGCATTGGCTGTAAACGAAGAAAATGCCAGTTTTGGTAGAATTATCACGGCACCTACGAATGGAGCGAGTGGTGTAATTCCTGCGGTGCTCATGTATTCTCAAACCTTTACAGAATTTAACTCAGAAGAAGATATCATCAGATTTATTTTAGTAGCGGGAGAAATCGGTACGCTTTTCAAGAAAAATGCAACCATTTCTGCAGCGATGGGAGGTTGCCAAGCAGAAATCGGTGTTTCTTCGGCGATGGCGGCAGCTGGTTTGACAGAAATTTCGGGCGGAACTCCAGCTCAAGTAATGATGGCAGCAGAAATTGCGATGGAACATCACCTTGGTCTCACTTGCGACCCAATTGGTGGATTGGTGCAGATTCCGTGTATTGAGAGAAATTCTATGGGTGCTATGAAAGCGATTACCGCTTGTCATATCGCGCTAGAAAGCGATCCTTCTAAAGCCAGAGTTTCTCTGGATGATGTCATTAAATCCATGTGGGAAACTGCACTAGACATGAATTCTAAGTACAAGGAAACTTCTGAAGGTGGTTTAGCAGTTGCCGTGAACGTGGCAGAATGTTAA
- a CDS encoding serine hydrolase domain-containing protein encodes MKTLRILPFLVLLPFFGCSSSEDEPTPTPTETMYFPNNTDSNWETKSIASLGWNQSAVQPLKDFLAEKHSKSFMILVNGRIVMEEYFNGHNATATWQWNSAGKTLVSTTTGIAQQEGLLNINNKVSQYLGNGWTSEPLEKENLITPRHLLTMTSGLNDESNLVIKPNLTYLADAGSRWSYSNVFQLLINVIGKASNQDFETYFNAKLKNKIGMDGFWNFGAIFTIYHSNTRSMARFGLLFLNKGKWKNEQIINETYLNEAISTSQNINPSYGYLWWLNGKSKYMVPGSQTVYPTALVPNAPADMYAAMGAEDQRIYVIPSKNMVVIRMGDASDPQNPNFALSGFDAALWDKINAVVR; translated from the coding sequence ATGAAAACTTTGAGAATTTTACCGTTTTTAGTGTTACTCCCGTTTTTTGGTTGCAGCAGTAGTGAAGATGAACCTACGCCAACTCCCACAGAAACGATGTATTTCCCTAATAATACAGACAGCAATTGGGAAACCAAATCTATTGCCAGTCTCGGTTGGAACCAAAGTGCAGTGCAACCGCTTAAAGATTTCTTGGCAGAAAAACATTCTAAATCTTTTATGATTCTCGTAAACGGTAGAATTGTGATGGAAGAATATTTCAACGGACACAATGCTACTGCAACTTGGCAATGGAACAGCGCAGGAAAAACGCTGGTTTCTACCACCACAGGAATTGCTCAACAAGAAGGTTTACTGAACATCAACAATAAAGTTTCTCAATATTTAGGAAACGGCTGGACAAGCGAACCTCTGGAAAAAGAAAACCTCATCACGCCGAGACATTTACTCACCATGACTTCTGGTCTTAATGACGAGAGCAACCTCGTGATAAAACCCAATCTTACATATTTAGCAGATGCAGGAAGCAGATGGTCTTACAGCAATGTTTTTCAGCTTTTGATAAATGTGATTGGTAAAGCGAGCAATCAAGATTTTGAAACGTATTTTAACGCCAAACTGAAAAATAAAATCGGGATGGATGGTTTCTGGAATTTCGGGGCTATTTTCACCATTTATCATAGCAATACCAGAAGTATGGCGAGATTTGGACTGCTTTTCCTGAACAAAGGAAAATGGAAAAACGAACAAATCATCAATGAAACTTATCTGAACGAAGCCATTTCTACTTCTCAAAATATCAATCCTTCTTACGGTTATCTTTGGTGGCTCAATGGAAAATCTAAATACATGGTTCCGGGCTCGCAAACGGTTTATCCCACTGCTTTAGTTCCTAATGCTCCTGCAGATATGTATGCAGCGATGGGCGCCGAAGATCAAAGAATTTATGTAATTCCGAGTAAAAATATGGTGGTCATCAGAATGGGCGATGCTTCGGATCCGCAGAATCCTAATTTTGCATTGTCTGGTTTTGATGCTGCACTTTGGGATAAAATTAATGCGGTGGTTAGATAG